The Marmota flaviventris isolate mMarFla1 chromosome Y, mMarFla1.hap1, whole genome shotgun sequence DNA window GCAGCCCATGGATGTGGGGAGCACCACCCGACGGATGCTGCAGGAAGCCACGGCCTACATCCAAAGGTGGGGACCCTCACGATGGGGCGGGGGGCAGGTTCTGAGCCATGAGCTACTCTGGGGTCCAATAGCAGCAGGTGTATTGGAAAGGTCCAACCTCACACTTCATTCACAAATGAAAGGAAGCTTTCCTTCTTCATGGATACATAGTATTCCACAGTGTATATGCTGCAGGATTTCTTTATGGAGTCACTTTGCCCACGTCTGtcatcctagcagcttgggaggctgaggcaggaggatggcaagttggagggtAGCCCCAGCAACTTGGCGGGGCCCTAAGagactcagtgagactctgtaaataaaatatcaaaaggactggggatgggactcagtgttgaagcacccctgggttccatctctggtgctaaaaaaagaagaaaaaggaaaggtccGACCTCTTCCTATGAATTGGTTTCCACACTCACGTCTCTGTATTGAGTTACTGGGGTTGCATTGGAAAGTATCAGAGTAGTGGTCATGCACCACGGACTCCTTCCAAGGCCTAGGGAATGCCTGAAACCCCGGAGAGTACCCAACcattcatatatatgttataaatcaatattcatacatatattataatatatagcTATTTCCATATGCATACATACCTATGaagatatttaatttataaatcaggGAAAGTCAGAATTAGCAGCACCTAATCATATAATGGAGTAAATGTGGCAATGTTCTCTAATACGAGGTGGGTGGAGAGGTGTCCCATCCCTCCCTCTCAAAACTTCTTCCGGTACTATACTGACCATGGATGCTGTTTTACTCAGACAAaattgccactgtgaccaaaagacccaacaagaacaatagagaagaaagagtttatttggggctcatggtgtccgaggttcagtccctggtggccgactccgtggctctggcccaaggggaggcagaacaaaatggtggaagggctggaggaggagagcagctcaggacagggcaccagggagcagagagagctctgctcaccagggacaggacagagaccccaaaggcacagcccagggaccccctcctgcagccacaccccacctgctgcagtcaccacttAGTTAGTCCAtgcaagtggattaatccactgattaggttacacctcttATAATCTAATCTTTTTACCTGTGAactttcttgcatggtctcacccCTGAATTTTTGGGGGACCCCTCACAGTGAAATCCCAGCAGGTGACCCCAGGTCATGGACGCATCAGATTCAAGGTCCACTGTGGAGGCCATCATCTCCCGTCCATAATTCAAGTGGttggttttcttctttcagaaacAAGGACAggccctttctcctctttgtGTCCCTGATGCACGTCCACACTCCTCTGGTGACCTCGAAAGCCTTCCTCGGGAGAAGCCGCCACGGTTTATACGGAGACAACGTGGAGGAGATGGACTGGTTTGTAGGTAAGTCAAGATCAAGAATGGGGGAGAGTACACCCCAATCCTGTGCCTTGTTTGTTCACTTATTCCCAGTGATAGTCTAATTTTGCACGAAACCAATCATTTTGCTAGCAGTCAGTTTTGTGAGAAGCTGTCGTTCCGCGTCACCCTTAGTGGttacaggaagcagagagacaacgTTAGCTCTCAGCATCGTGGAGAAAAAGGGCTCTGCTTTCGGGGCTTGGGGACACGCTAGAGAGAAGCAAGAACTTGCAGACCCTTCCATCTGTGAGGGTTTCTTGGAGACGTGGAAGCCCCCGCAGGTCAGGTGACACGTCCTCGCATGAACTTCCTGACATCTGAGCTACGTGAGAGGCAGATGTCCCCAAGGAGGACAGCAGCTCACATCCCTCGTGAATTGGCCTCTGTGCCTTCAGGGGTAGGAAGGACCGCTGGTCTCCATGGTGCAGGGAGCTACTGCTAGGTTTGCGGGTGTCCCCTGCTCTGCTGATCATGGCCATCATATATTTGACTGCTATTGGTTGTGGTTCCTTCCACGTGGGCCGGAATCTGTCATGGCTTTTCCCTGCCCCGGGCCACCCTCTCACACTTTTATTAGGGCACTTGACCCCCACAGGCAGCGCACGTCGAAAGCACGCCTCCTGGCGACATCCTGGATATTTCTTTGCAAGTCTCTCCTGGTTTTCGAGGCGACACGGTGCTAAGCAGACCTGGGCAAAACAGTCTCAGCATCACATCACACATCACACATGCCCCTGTGAGCTCTGGGCAGGGGGCTCTTTCTGTGACTGTCCAGAATGAGGTGGCTTGCGCACAGAATGGGAAGTGCATGCCACCAGCTGAGACCCGTGTGGGCGCTCCCTCTGACACCTTCCACCTTCTCCACAGGTAAAGTCCTCCATGCCCTTGACGAGAACGGTCTGAAGAACTCCACGCTCACCTATTTTGCCTCTGATCATGGAGGGCTACTGGAGGCCACAGAAGAACACCAGCAGCTGGGGGGGTACAACGGGATCTATAAAGGTGAGGGGCTGGCCACAGGGAGGGACGGGGACAGGGAGCCAGAGGAGCCCGCATCTGAGATGCCAGAGCAAGGAGACTACaaagtggggagaggaaggatgatgatgaagaagaggaggaggaggaggagatggaggaggagaaggaggaggaggagagatgaggaagaggaaaagaaggagaaggaggaaaaggaggagaagaaggaggagaaggaggaggaggatataaaaaaaggaggaggagaggaagaaggagcaagaggaggaggaggaggaggagaaggaggaggagaaggagaagaaggaggaggatgaggagagatgatgatgaagaggatgaggagagattaggaggaggaagaggagagggagaaaaggaggaggggatggaggaggagaaggaggagatagagcaggaggaagagatggaggaggaaagggaggagaaaaaagaaaatggaggagaaagaggagctggaggaggaggaggaggaggaggagagagagagagatgaggaggaggacgATATAAGCAGGAGTAGAAAAAGCaggaggaaatggaggaagaggatcagttggaggaaaaggaggaggatgagatggaggaggagaaggaggaggatatgaaagaggaggaggaggagagaaagaaggagcaggaggaggaagaggaggagaagaaggaagaggaggagagaaatgagaaggaggaagagaaggagcagtaggaggagaagaagaaggaggaggagatgcagaaggaggaggaggaggaggaggaggaagaggaggggatagtaaaggaagagatggagaagaaGGAGGTGGATGTAGAGATGGAAAAGGAGGAAGATGGCGCCCTGCCTTATGCCTGCCTGCTGGGTCCCCACCCCTAATGTCCTCAGCCACACACCTCTTTAGGGTAGGACGGTCCCTGCAGAGGCCCAACCATGATTGATGTCATCTCCTGGCAGGTGGCAAAGGCATGGGTGGCTGGGAAGGGGGCATCCGAGTCCCTGGGATCTTCCGGTGGCCTGGTGTGCTGCCCGCTGGCCGTGTGATCCAGGAGCCCACCAGCCTGATGGACGTGTTCCCCACCGTGGTCCAGCTGGGGGGCGGCCAGGTGCCCCAGGACAGGTCCGTGTTCACAAGGTCGTCTTCCCTCCCTCCTATGAGCCCCCTCGCTCTCAGTTCAGGGCTGGAAATGCCACTAAGGAATGCTCTATGACAagtggggtgcagctcagtggtgagcaCCGGCAAAGTTCCCTGGCACTGAGAGACCCTGGGCTCCATGCTCAGCActagggaggaagggagggaggggaaaatcAGTATGCTGATGCTGAGTTGCTCTCAACTACATTTACAGTGACTAGTTCCCCTATTTAATGGAAGGTCTAGGGTCCCCCCAACTTCTCACTCCATGGCAGAATTTTCGTATTATATATCAGGGGATCATGAGGTCTCTGAAGACAGATTGGTCACtagggtatgtgtgtgtataaaaatatgtCTCCGTGGAGATTATCTATCtgccatctatctatctatcatcaaCCTATCATTTATCTATCCATCATCTAACTACCTATCCATCATGTTTCTATCTGCTGTCTATCAACATCCCTCCATCTTCCATCTGTGTATCTAACATTTGTTATCGATTCATTGTCTACATCTGtcacctatctatctatctatcctctGTCAATCTGTCTActgaagacatttattttaaagagctGGCTCACGGGCGTGTGACAGCCAGTAGTAAATCCAAAAGCCTTGCACTCAGCGAGCAGACTGCACCCCTGGACATTATTTCTATGCCAGTCTTGAGACCAAAAAAAATCCCATCTTCTCCAGTAGACCTGTTCTTTGCCTTGAAGGCCTTCAACTACTTAGACAATGCCCACCAACATTACTGTGGGTTAGCAGTTCAACCTAAACTCAAATGATGTTGGTGGTTGCTCTCATCCACCAAATACCTTCCCAGCCACATGATTACACACCCGGTGCTCTGTGTCTTGGGGTTCTGTGTTGACAATTCCACCAAGTCCACATGGGAAGTATTTTAAGAACTGAGTCATACTGAACACGGACAGATATTTTTCTGGTCTCATTCCCTAAACTACAGCAATTCCATGCAGGAGGAGATCCGTGAGTCCTAGGAGGACATCCTGTCTCCTCATGGAACAGATGTAGGCACCCTTGGGTTTGGGTATCCACAGGGGTCCTGGCACCGAGCCTCCCTGGGACCCTGAGGGACaactccaactaaaaataaaataacagggcCAGGGACCTTGAGCTCAGGGGTGAGCACCTGgattccacccccagcactgcaaaaataaattaataggcttaaaatatttttttgaggaaaacaCTTGCATTTCTACATTCAATATTCAGAttgtttttaaatcacaaagCAGGACTTCCTGGCTGTCTGGCTGGACTCAGGAGACTCTGCATGCATATCCAGGGCCATGGCGGGGTGCGGGCGGGTGTGCATAATGGTTAGGGGGTGCTGCCTACGAGATGGCGTTGTGTCTTAGAATACCACAGACCTCTTGTTAGAATACCCAGCGCCACTCGGTTGAGGAGTCTCCGTGACACACTCATCTGGGGCCCTTCTAGCCCCGGGATCACATCCCCCCACTGGCCGTCACTGCTCCTGAGCATCCTTGGTCTGACCCCGCCCTTGCTCTCTGCATCAATCAGGGTGATTGACGGCCGCAGCCTGGTACCGCTGCTGCGAGGAGATGTGGAGCACTCTGAGCACGAGTTCCTCTTCCACTACTGTGGACAGTTCCTGCACGCGGCCCGCTGGCACCACAGGGAGAGTGAGTACCGCAGGTCCTGCTGCCGGGCGCCAGGGGGCGCTGGGAGATGCAGCcggaggagggaggaagatggatagatggatggatggatagacacgtagatggatggatggatggatggatggatggatggatggatggatggatgggtgggtggatatgTGGGCaggaagatagatagatagatagatagatagatagatagatagatagatagatggaatACATAGGTAGATGATgagtggatgggtagatggatacatggatggatggatggatgatggatggatggatggatggatggatggatgggggaatggatagatggatggatggatggatggatacatggatggatgggggaatggatgaatagatggatggattaGTGGGTGgaaggatagatggatggatgagtgggtggatggatggatagatggatgatagatggatggatggacagatggatgatgGATtggtggatagatgggtggatcaCTAGCTAGCTAGatgatggatggttggatggatagatggatggatggacgggtAGATAGATGATGGTGAGTGGGTGGATAGATGTattgtggatggatggatggatgggagggtggatggatagatggatggtggattggtggatggatggatgggcaggAGGGTGAATAGATagatgatgggtggatggatggatagatgaatggatggatagatggaagggtggatagatagatggtgaatggatagatagatagataataatgggtggatggataaatggatgttggatgggtgggtggatagatggatggttggatggatagaTGAGCAGgagaatagatagatagatagatagatagatagatagatagatgatgaatagatgggtggatgggtagatggatagGTAAATAGACAGATGCTATGTGGATGGATAGACATAGAGATGGATCTAAAGAATAGGTATATGCACCACTGATCAAGGGGGGTCCCCTGCTTTTGTCTAGTTATTTTGATGTACATGCTAATCTCATCTGAAAACCTGCGTTCACAGGGACATCCAGACTCCAATCAGGATGATTGATAGAAGCACAGATACACAGATGCTCCGTGGAAAGATTGCTAGGTGATAGATAAGGAGAGATGATCGACCATCAAACAGAGATACACAGATGCGCAGACGGGTGGTGATGATTGACAGATGGGTGCAGAGAGTCagacatatagatagatagaatggTTGGGTGCTGGCAGAGATGATTGGCAGGTACACAGACTCACAGATAATGAATAGGTGGAcagataggtaggtagatgatggatatggatggatggatggatggatagatagatagatagatagatagatagatagatagataattaaCAGAAGTTAGGAAGGTAAAGAGacagaatagaaaaaatagaTGATAGATTATTGGTGGACAGACAGCCGGACCTAGATGACTGATAAATGCacagagattatatatatatatatatatatatatatatatatatatatatatatatatatatatatatatatatatctgtctgtcaacccccccccccaccccccgccatgTCTATACATATATCACCTGTCCTGCGCGGATCCCAACCCTGTGTCCGACCATCTGTCCATCCCCGAGTCCCCCTGCCGCCTACCCTGTCTGCCGGGGCGCACGCCCATAGACACCGGCGATCTTGACAGGGACGTGGGGCGCAGGGCCACCCTGAGCCGCGCCGCTGTCGCCGCTATGCCCACAGGTGGGAGGCTCTGGAAGGTCCACTACACGACACCGAGGTTCCAGCCCGCGGGCTCGGGCGCCTGCGGGGACCAGCATCTGTGCCCCTGCTCCGGGGACGGCGTCACCCAGCACAGCCCGCCCCTGCTCTTCGACCTCTCCAGCGACCCTTCCGAGGCCCGGCCACTGTCCCCCGACTCGGAGCCGCTGTTCCACGCCGTGGTCCAGCGCGTGGGCGAGGCCGTGGCGCGGCACCGGGGGACCCTGCGCCCTGTCCCGCAGCAGCTGACCCTGGACAACGTCCTGTGGAAGCCCTGGCTGCAGCCCTGCTGCGGCACCTTCCCCTTCTGCTCCTGCAGCAGCGACGACGGGGACAGCTCCTCCCAAGAGCCAGCGCCATGAGAAGGTGTCCCAGGGCCACCAGGGGACAGCGTCTCCAAGGAGACCCCTCCCCCGTTCCCCCCTTGAGGACCCTGCGGCAGCCGGGAGTGGGTCACTGAGCCATCTTGCTCTGAGAGGATTCCAGGGACCACCCCTCTCCTGACCCTGGGGTCTCACAGGGGCTGACTTCCTGTCCCCTCAGCTGCCAATCACCACAGAGCTGCATTGGGAACACCCAGCCTGACCACAGGCCAGGCAAACGGGTCTGCACCCAGTCCACTTTGGTTGGCCGAGTAAAGATCCTGTTCTGTGCTTAGGAATCAGTGATCGCTGAGGATTGGCCCTCGTGGCCACCTCTTGGGGTCACTGTCTTGGTACCCTTGCTGTGTGACTTAGAAATTGCCTCCAGGCTATCCACAAAAGTCCCAGAGAATAAGAAAACTTTCAACAAGATTGCAGGATAATGTCTCCCAGGAAATGGGAGGCCCAGAGGGACACAAGTTCATCCCAACTTCCTGCTGTACTGCCCTAACTATGGGAGAGTGGGCCCCATGGTGTCAGGAGGGTTGCTGCAGCTCTGGCCCTCCCATACCCAATCCAGGCAATAGGATAGAGCCAGAACTAAGAGGCCTCCTCTCCTCTGAGTCTGTCCCTGTGAAGGATAATTATCACAGAACCCACAACTTTTGGCTTTCAGCTCTCTGTAGAGAGAACCGGAAATTGAGAAATACCTGGCTCTCGGGAAGCGAGAGTAAGTCTCTGCGGCATATAAATGAGAACAGCTTCCTTGAGTGGGCCGAGGTTTTTGATGTATCACTAAAACTGCCAGAAGAAACACCCTTTATCTCATCCTGCTGGGAAGCACACGCAAATACCAGTACCTGTTATTAGCAAACGATCGTCAAAAGAGCAGAAGGCCTCTGGATGTAT harbors:
- the LOC139703515 gene encoding arylsulfatase D-like isoform X1 — translated: MPRSGVKVLPRRQHAAMGSTQKSARRPRGRASATARDSTLLLLLVCWLLQTCEPKSPNASKPNVLLILADDLGIGDVGCYGNRTLRTPNIDRLAEEGVRLTQHLAAAPLCTPSRAAFLTGRYALRSGMDNDKYRVLYWNAGSGGLPANETTFAKILKQQGYATGLVGKWHQGVSCASRGDHCHHPLNHGFDYFYGLPFTLINDCDPDRPPDLWVSVAARFSRYTRVLALGVLTLAAAKLSGLLSVPWTVVGGAAGLVFLFFITWFSSCGFVRRWNCVLMRNHQVTEQPMDVGSTTRRMLQEATAYIQRNKDRPFLLFVSLMHVHTPLVTSKAFLGRSRHGLYGDNVEEMDWFVGKVLHALDENGLKNSTLTYFASDHGGLLEATEEHQQLGGYNGIYKGGKGMGGWEGGIRVPGIFRWPGVLPAGRVIQEPTSLMDVFPTVVQLGGGQVPQDRVIDGRSLVPLLRGDVEHSEHEFLFHYCGQFLHAARWHHRESGRLWKVHYTTPRFQPAGSGACGDQHLCPCSGDGVTQHSPPLLFDLSSDPSEARPLSPDSEPLFHAVVQRVGEAVARHRGTLRPVPQQLTLDNVLWKPWLQPCCGTFPFCSCSSDDGDSSSQEPAP